Proteins encoded in a region of the Bombiscardovia apis genome:
- the pstA gene encoding phosphate ABC transporter permease PstA, translating into MASAQGHTSAQLAAKPVIDFDRFRPTRSSIRARKRRNALMTGLIALSFVVALIPLISVLWVSLSKGLKRLNWDFLTHNMSGVVGGNPTATGGHGGILHAIIGTLEVTAGAMIISVPIGVMCAVFLVEYASGGRMARAISLLVDVMSGIPSIVAGLFAFSMFAALVGPSTVNGFSGSVALSLLMIPTVVKTSEDMLRIVPGDLREAAYALGVTKQRTITKIVLRTALPGIVSGVILAIARVIGETAPLLIASGFIASTNPNLFSGRMTTLPVYVYNEYSQGLAVCGPGSPAGCVAGIRMERAWAAALALIVVVLVLNLLGRLVSKVFSVQEK; encoded by the coding sequence CTGGCATCGGCCCAAGGTCATACTAGCGCCCAGCTGGCCGCCAAGCCGGTCATCGATTTCGACCGCTTTAGGCCTACTCGCTCCTCGATTCGCGCCCGCAAACGCCGCAATGCACTCATGACTGGTCTCATTGCGCTCTCCTTCGTGGTGGCGCTTATTCCGCTCATTTCGGTCCTCTGGGTCAGCTTGTCCAAGGGGCTGAAGCGCCTCAACTGGGACTTTTTGACCCACAACATGTCGGGCGTCGTGGGAGGCAATCCCACTGCAACCGGGGGCCACGGAGGCATCCTTCACGCCATCATCGGCACGCTGGAAGTCACAGCTGGAGCCATGATTATCTCGGTGCCTATCGGCGTCATGTGCGCTGTCTTTTTAGTAGAATACGCTTCCGGCGGCCGCATGGCTCGGGCAATTTCCCTGCTGGTCGACGTGATGAGCGGCATCCCCTCGATCGTGGCCGGCCTCTTCGCATTCTCTATGTTTGCCGCCCTGGTAGGACCGAGCACAGTCAACGGTTTTTCCGGCTCGGTAGCCCTCTCTTTGCTGATGATTCCCACAGTCGTAAAGACTTCGGAAGACATGCTGCGCATCGTGCCCGGCGACTTGCGTGAGGCGGCCTACGCACTGGGCGTGACCAAGCAGCGTACGATTACCAAAATCGTCTTGCGTACCGCCCTGCCCGGCATCGTCTCCGGCGTGATTCTTGCCATTGCCCGCGTGATTGGCGAAACTGCGCCCCTGCTCATTGCTTCGGGCTTCATCGCCTCCACCAATCCCAACCTCTTCTCCGGCCGTATGACCACACTGCCGGTCTACGTCTACAACGAGTATTCGCAGGGCTTGGCTGTGTGTGGTCCGGGCTCGCCTGCGGGCTGCGTGGCGGGTATTCGCATGGAGCGGGCTTGGGCTGCGGCGCTGGCGCTTATCGTGGTCGTGTTGGTCTTGAATCTCTTGGGCCGCTTGGTTTCCAAGGTTTTTTCGGTGCAGGAGAAGTAG
- the pstB gene encoding phosphate ABC transporter ATP-binding protein PstB: MGQRIDINHLNVFYGDFLAVEDVNMTIKANKVTAFIGPSGCGKSTVLRTLDRMHEITPGAHVKGQVLLEGQDLYGADVDPVAVRRDVGMVFQRANPFPTMSIRENVLAGIRLNNKHISKSDADDLVEWALRGANLWNEVKDRLDKPGIGLSGGQQQRLCIARAVAVHPQVLLMDEPCSALDPISTLAVEDLINELKQDYTIVIVTHNMQQAARVSDYTAFFNLKAVGQPGHLVEMDDTTTIFSNPHEEDTERYISGRFG, from the coding sequence ATGGGTCAGCGTATCGACATTAACCACTTGAACGTGTTCTACGGCGATTTTCTAGCGGTCGAAGACGTGAACATGACCATTAAAGCCAACAAAGTCACCGCTTTCATCGGGCCTTCGGGCTGTGGCAAATCAACGGTTTTGCGCACTCTCGACCGCATGCACGAGATTACGCCCGGCGCCCATGTAAAGGGCCAAGTCTTGCTAGAAGGCCAGGACTTGTATGGGGCGGATGTGGACCCGGTGGCCGTGCGCCGAGACGTGGGCATGGTCTTCCAGAGGGCCAATCCCTTCCCGACTATGTCGATTCGCGAGAACGTACTGGCCGGCATCCGGCTCAATAACAAGCATATTTCCAAGTCTGATGCCGACGATTTGGTCGAGTGGGCCCTGCGCGGCGCCAACTTGTGGAACGAGGTCAAAGATCGCCTAGACAAGCCCGGAATCGGCCTCTCAGGCGGCCAGCAGCAGCGTTTGTGCATCGCCCGCGCAGTGGCAGTGCACCCGCAAGTGCTGCTGATGGACGAGCCCTGCTCCGCTCTCGACCCCATTTCCACGCTGGCCGTTGAAGATTTGATCAACGAGCTCAAGCAGGATTACACCATCGTGATTGTGACCCACAACATGCAGCAGGCCGCCCGCGTCTCCGACTACACGGCCTTCTTCAACCTCAAAGCCGTGGGCCAGCCCGGCCACTTGGTCGAGATGGACGACACCACCACCATCTTCTCCAACCCCCACGAAGAAGACACCGAACGCTACATCTCCGGCCGCTTCGGCTGA
- a CDS encoding InlB B-repeat-containing protein produces the protein MTDSDFTITPDSGPAEQNSEITVLPKQPQHSVITAISVDNTPVQATTRSTSSWQFTLPPHQAGESTITIDWTQDEQTQTPATFTYHYKTAYTVSFDLGDAPGTNPPSQTIPATDQNRAKFPNPTPTWDNHYFDGWFTPQNKPWNFATPVTQDLTLTAKFEPYQFSVSTDHGPAIGGNTIDIDAPKPPQNIYYSQVTAGFTHTLATGSDGNTYAWGNNASGKLGNPAIGKFSGSPVRVSKPSGVHFILYALGLSTSYAVADDGFLYVWGRCSVILPFEKECSVPTQIALPDLGDDSIYSIDSDWFTPTLLTKKGRIYRYNTITKLFEIVDLSELKTGEYPIEVSVFTFENAAALLTNTGAIYTWSWRYTLHGVLGTGVEQVDIRRRPGPILEGEAAGEIFTQIQAGSAHLLALTKQNHLYTWGSNMNGSLGFPKNDPYQTSTPMQIQESAFPADFIPKQISAQYDTSYVLDYSGRLYAWGANFYGQVGHDTAENQSYQFTPIATDLSPLPEGVTLSFVNSGSHHVVGIGTDDRLYTCGSNNNGIEDTTDPISTRQLRRVLQPQVSLVSGAFDGIPIAAPTQDPETKLWHISPPAHDPGPITAAVQWQLGADPQEDFYFEYTYDQLLPAAGSFPIKRTAGLALLAASTLAASGITLHFHRKHSVKGEHIRQTS, from the coding sequence ATGACTGACAGTGATTTCACCATCACCCCTGACTCAGGACCGGCTGAGCAAAACAGCGAAATCACCGTTTTACCCAAGCAACCCCAACACAGCGTTATCACCGCCATCAGTGTTGATAACACCCCAGTCCAAGCCACCACACGCAGCACAAGCAGCTGGCAATTCACCCTGCCACCCCACCAAGCTGGCGAGTCAACCATTACCATCGACTGGACCCAAGATGAGCAAACCCAAACACCAGCTACTTTCACCTACCACTACAAAACCGCTTACACAGTCAGCTTTGACCTCGGCGACGCACCAGGCACCAACCCGCCTTCACAAACCATTCCAGCCACCGACCAAAACCGAGCTAAATTCCCCAATCCAACCCCCACATGGGACAACCACTACTTCGACGGCTGGTTCACACCGCAAAACAAACCTTGGAATTTCGCCACCCCCGTAACACAAGACCTCACTCTCACCGCTAAATTTGAACCCTACCAATTCTCAGTCAGCACCGATCACGGCCCAGCGATAGGTGGAAATACCATCGACATAGATGCTCCCAAACCGCCACAAAACATTTATTACTCACAGGTAACAGCAGGTTTTACGCACACCCTCGCCACCGGCTCAGACGGCAACACTTACGCATGGGGAAACAACGCATCCGGAAAACTCGGGAACCCAGCAATAGGAAAATTTTCCGGCTCACCAGTCAGAGTCAGCAAACCCAGTGGAGTCCACTTCATTTTATACGCATTAGGCCTTTCAACTTCCTATGCTGTTGCAGATGACGGCTTTTTATACGTTTGGGGACGGTGCAGTGTTATCCTGCCCTTTGAAAAAGAGTGTAGTGTACCGACTCAAATTGCACTCCCAGATTTGGGAGATGACAGTATCTACAGCATCGACTCCGATTGGTTCACCCCCACTCTGCTCACCAAAAAGGGAAGAATCTACCGATATAACACGATAACTAAGTTATTCGAGATCGTTGACTTAAGCGAGCTTAAAACCGGCGAATACCCCATCGAAGTTAGTGTCTTCACTTTCGAAAACGCTGCCGCCTTGTTGACCAATACTGGCGCAATTTACACATGGTCATGGAGATACACTTTGCACGGAGTGCTAGGAACTGGGGTTGAACAGGTTGACATTCGTCGACGTCCGGGTCCAATACTGGAAGGGGAAGCTGCAGGAGAAATATTCACTCAGATTCAAGCCGGCAGTGCCCACCTCTTAGCTTTGACCAAGCAAAACCACCTTTACACTTGGGGCTCTAATATGAACGGATCGCTCGGGTTCCCAAAGAATGATCCGTACCAGACTTCTACACCCATGCAGATACAAGAAAGCGCATTCCCTGCAGATTTCATACCAAAACAAATATCTGCTCAGTACGACACCTCCTACGTATTAGACTATTCTGGTCGGTTATACGCATGGGGAGCTAACTTCTACGGACAAGTGGGACATGACACTGCCGAAAATCAAAGCTATCAATTCACTCCGATAGCAACTGACTTGTCACCCCTCCCAGAAGGCGTCACACTCTCGTTTGTCAACAGTGGTTCCCATCATGTAGTTGGAATTGGCACGGATGACCGACTCTACACGTGCGGGAGCAACAATAACGGAATAGAAGACACAACAGATCCTATCTCAACACGACAGCTAAGACGCGTATTACAGCCTCAAGTCAGTTTGGTTTCAGGAGCTTTTGACGGTATTCCCATCGCAGCACCAACTCAAGACCCCGAAACCAAACTGTGGCACATTTCCCCGCCAGCACATGATCCCGGTCCAATCACCGCAGCTGTGCAATGGCAACTGGGAGCCGACCCGCAAGAGGACTTCTACTTTGAATATACCTACGACCAACTTCTCCCCGCAGCAGGCAGCTTTCCTATCAAACGAACGGCAGGGCTCGCCTTGTTAGCAGCCAGCACCCTAGCAGCCAGCGGTATCACACTACACTTTCACCGCAAACACTCAGTGAAAGGCGAACACATCAGACAAACAAGCTGA